One part of the Solanum dulcamara chromosome 8, daSolDulc1.2, whole genome shotgun sequence genome encodes these proteins:
- the LOC129901444 gene encoding uncharacterized protein LOC129901444 yields the protein MGKSLPSPNRIQDFARIISSNRIQRPTQVKPASRIRSVPSPVTAKSRAVVDGESSERRLKLKKNMEEASSNSNSNTSSSNQRRLPLADVVADCVKRWFHDTLKEAKAGDANMQVLVGQMYFSGYGISRDAQKGRAWISRASKSRSSAWKVSDKRPGYNASDSDSDDTVGDTKQN from the exons ATGGGGAAATCGCTTCCTTCACCAaatagaattcaagattttgcCAGAATAATCAGCTCCAACAGAATCCAGCGCCCGACCCAAGTCAAACCCGCATCCAGAATTAGGTCAGTTCCATCTCCCGTGACCGCAAAGTCTAGGGCGGTGGTCGACGGCGAGTCATCAGAGCGGCGGCTGAAGCTGAAGAAGAACATGGAAGAAGCAAGCTCTAACTCCAATTCCAATACTTCTTCGTCGAACCAGCGGCGGCTACCCCTTGCCGACGTGGTGGCTGACTGTGTCAAGCGGTGGTTCCACGATACTCTCAAGGAGGCTAAAGCCGGTGACGCTAACATGCAGGTCCTTGTTGGTCAGATGTATTTTAGTGGCTATGGTATATCCAGAGATGCACAGAAG GGAAGAGCTTGGATTAGCCGAGCTTCAAAGAGTCGTTCATCGGCATGGAAAGTGAGTGATAAACGTCCAG gcTACAACGCCAGCGATTCTGATTCTGATGATACTGTGGGGGACACAAAGCAAAATTGA